One segment of Manduca sexta isolate Smith_Timp_Sample1 chromosome 27, JHU_Msex_v1.0, whole genome shotgun sequence DNA contains the following:
- the LOC115445034 gene encoding ras-specific guanine nucleotide-releasing factor RalGPS1 isoform X1 yields the protein MPRDILTDSLAVLKIVEHDDEENWPLEDVSFKKSNKKMSSIPLNSQQTYTKDDCSCYYNYGHGESGSNRQQDPIYQYKTSSLPAASSINRTWDDIVCSALRLTPEDIGNQLTLLDLPSFKSIKPEELTTCGWTKLNKLTAAPNVVAFTKRFNRVSFWTVQEILNGHSPKVRAEILAHFIKVAKKLHELNNLHSLFAVISALNSASIYRLTKTWACLPKRDKQQFDKLAELFGEKDNWTALREYLRSINLPCIPYLGIFLTDLVYIDIAHPAGSPHRIAKMNVVLKALEKYQSSEYDITPLPHVANYLNSVRYIEELQKFLEDDQYKLSLKLEPASPVGSCSGSKESVKEVLPAGASTPFTVSPSHKLGSGSLRLQSAHQGKFIPTHRKCRSLGSKFRSASLPRNFHKVNFGVGIFGKSHVDDKMEEKTPAGSVNLLDDTLLESPSTVAGSKMSKTLPHTDAAKAFSIQCDFQGFVRRKTILKEGRKVSLSSWQRYWLLISSNMLLFYAAKSFKGSSRSDFRTEQCKVLLLDGWIAQWADGDAADTFQLINHQASTIYKFKTGSESAAKQWVTKIEEITNKIVKPLPANLMSFE from the exons ATGCCTCGGGACATCTTGACGGACAGTTTAGCAGTTTTGAAAATTGTTGAg CATGATGATGAAGAAAACTGGCCATTAGAAGATGTGTCCTTTAAGAAAAGTAATAAGAAGATGTCCAGCATACCCCTAAACAGTCAACAGACCTACACAAAAGATGACTGTTCATGTTACTATAATTATGG GCATGGAGAAAGTGGAAGCAATCGCCAACAGGACccaatatatcaatataaaactaGTAGCCTACCGGCTGCATCTTCCATAAATCGAACTTGGGATGATATAGTCTGCTCTGCTTTGAGGTTGACTCCGGAAGATATTGGGAATCAGCTGACGCTACTTGATTTGCCAAGTTTCAAGTCCATCAAGCCCGAGGAGCTGACCACTTGCGGCTGGACTAAGTTGAACAAGTTGACTGCGGCACCAAATGTTGTCGCTTTTACCAAACGATTCAATAGA GTAAGCTTCTGGACTGTTCAAGAAATTTTAAATGGGCATTCACCGAAAGTGCGAGCAGAGATATTGGCCCATTTCATTAAAGTCGCCAAGAAGCTACACGAACTAAACAATTTGCATTCTCTTTTTGCTGTAATTTCTGCCTTGAATAGCGCTAGTATATACAG ACTGACGAAAACCTGGGCCTGTTTACCAAAAAGAGATAAGCAACAGTTTGATAAATTGGCGGAATTGTTTGGAGAAAAGGATAATTGGACGGCGCTCAGAGAATATTTGAGATCGATAAATTTGCCTTGCATACCTTATCTTG GTATATTTTTGACTGATCTAGTATACATCGACATCGCCCATCCGGCTGGGTCTCCGCATCGCATTGCCAAGATGAACGTGGTTCTTAAAGCTTTGGAAAAATACCAATCTTCGGAATACGATATAACACCGCTGCCTCACGTGGCGAACTATTTGAATAGCGTCAGATACATAGAAGAGTTGCAGAAATTTCTAGAAGACGATCAGTATAA ATTATCTTTAAAATTGGAGCCTGCATCGCCCGTGGGCAGTTGTTCAGGGTCCAAAGAGTCTGTGAAGGAGGTGTTGCCGGCGGGCGCGTCGACGCCGTTCACAGTATCTCCGTCGCACAAGCTCGGCTCGGGCTCGCTGCGGCTCCAGTCCGCGCACCAGGGCAAGTTCATACCGACGCATCGGAAGTGTCGCTCGCTAGGATCCAA GTTTCGTAGTGCGAGTTTACCAAGAAATTTTCACAAGGTCAATTTTGGTGTGGG TATATTTGGGAAAAGTCATGTGGACGACAAAATGGAAGAGAAGACGCCTGCCGGGTCGGTGAACTTGCTCGACGACACGCTGCTAGAGTCGCCGAGCACGGTGGCTGGATCCAAAATGTCCAAAACGTTACCACACAC AGATGCAGCAAAGGCTTTTTCCATACAGTGCGATTTCCAAGGATTTGTAAGAAGAAAAACTATACTCAAAGAAGGAAGGAAAGTATCGCTTTCATCGTGGCAACGATATTGGCTTCTAATATCGAGCAATATGCTTTTGTTTTATGCAGCTAAATCTTTTAAAGG GAGCAGTCGCAGCGACTTCCGCACGGAGCAATGCAAGGTGTTATTGCTGGATGGCTGGATCGCCCAGTGGGCTGACGGCGACGCCGCGGACACCTTCCAGCTCATCAACCATCAGGCCAGCACCATCTATAAGTTCAA AACTGGTTCGGAGTCAGCGGCGAAACAATGGGTCACAAAAATCGAGGAAATTACGAACAAAATAGTGAAGCCGCTTCCCGCCAATTTAATGTCTTTTGAATAA
- the LOC115445034 gene encoding ras-specific guanine nucleotide-releasing factor RalGPS1 isoform X2: MPRDILTDSLAVLKIVEHDDEENWPLEDVSFKKSNKKMSSIPLNSQQTYTKDDCSCYYNYGHGESGSNRQQDPIYQYKTSSLPAASSINRTWDDIVCSALRLTPEDIGNQLTLLDLPSFKSIKPEELTTCGWTKLNKLTAAPNVVAFTKRFNRVSFWTVQEILNGHSPKVRAEILAHFIKVAKKLHELNNLHSLFAVISALNSASIYRLTKTWACLPKRDKQQFDKLAELFGEKDNWTALREYLRSINLPCIPYLGIFLTDLVYIDIAHPAGSPHRIAKMNVVLKALEKYQSSEYDITPLPHVANYLNSVRYIEELQKFLEDDQYNCSGSKESVKEVLPAGASTPFTVSPSHKLGSGSLRLQSAHQGKFIPTHRKCRSLGSKFRSASLPRNFHKVNFGVGIFGKSHVDDKMEEKTPAGSVNLLDDTLLESPSTVAGSKMSKTLPHTDAAKAFSIQCDFQGFVRRKTILKEGRKVSLSSWQRYWLLISSNMLLFYAAKSFKGSSRSDFRTEQCKVLLLDGWIAQWADGDAADTFQLINHQASTIYKFKTGSESAAKQWVTKIEEITNKIVKPLPANLMSFE; the protein is encoded by the exons ATGCCTCGGGACATCTTGACGGACAGTTTAGCAGTTTTGAAAATTGTTGAg CATGATGATGAAGAAAACTGGCCATTAGAAGATGTGTCCTTTAAGAAAAGTAATAAGAAGATGTCCAGCATACCCCTAAACAGTCAACAGACCTACACAAAAGATGACTGTTCATGTTACTATAATTATGG GCATGGAGAAAGTGGAAGCAATCGCCAACAGGACccaatatatcaatataaaactaGTAGCCTACCGGCTGCATCTTCCATAAATCGAACTTGGGATGATATAGTCTGCTCTGCTTTGAGGTTGACTCCGGAAGATATTGGGAATCAGCTGACGCTACTTGATTTGCCAAGTTTCAAGTCCATCAAGCCCGAGGAGCTGACCACTTGCGGCTGGACTAAGTTGAACAAGTTGACTGCGGCACCAAATGTTGTCGCTTTTACCAAACGATTCAATAGA GTAAGCTTCTGGACTGTTCAAGAAATTTTAAATGGGCATTCACCGAAAGTGCGAGCAGAGATATTGGCCCATTTCATTAAAGTCGCCAAGAAGCTACACGAACTAAACAATTTGCATTCTCTTTTTGCTGTAATTTCTGCCTTGAATAGCGCTAGTATATACAG ACTGACGAAAACCTGGGCCTGTTTACCAAAAAGAGATAAGCAACAGTTTGATAAATTGGCGGAATTGTTTGGAGAAAAGGATAATTGGACGGCGCTCAGAGAATATTTGAGATCGATAAATTTGCCTTGCATACCTTATCTTG GTATATTTTTGACTGATCTAGTATACATCGACATCGCCCATCCGGCTGGGTCTCCGCATCGCATTGCCAAGATGAACGTGGTTCTTAAAGCTTTGGAAAAATACCAATCTTCGGAATACGATATAACACCGCTGCCTCACGTGGCGAACTATTTGAATAGCGTCAGATACATAGAAGAGTTGCAGAAATTTCTAGAAGACGATCAGTATAA TTGTTCAGGGTCCAAAGAGTCTGTGAAGGAGGTGTTGCCGGCGGGCGCGTCGACGCCGTTCACAGTATCTCCGTCGCACAAGCTCGGCTCGGGCTCGCTGCGGCTCCAGTCCGCGCACCAGGGCAAGTTCATACCGACGCATCGGAAGTGTCGCTCGCTAGGATCCAA GTTTCGTAGTGCGAGTTTACCAAGAAATTTTCACAAGGTCAATTTTGGTGTGGG TATATTTGGGAAAAGTCATGTGGACGACAAAATGGAAGAGAAGACGCCTGCCGGGTCGGTGAACTTGCTCGACGACACGCTGCTAGAGTCGCCGAGCACGGTGGCTGGATCCAAAATGTCCAAAACGTTACCACACAC AGATGCAGCAAAGGCTTTTTCCATACAGTGCGATTTCCAAGGATTTGTAAGAAGAAAAACTATACTCAAAGAAGGAAGGAAAGTATCGCTTTCATCGTGGCAACGATATTGGCTTCTAATATCGAGCAATATGCTTTTGTTTTATGCAGCTAAATCTTTTAAAGG GAGCAGTCGCAGCGACTTCCGCACGGAGCAATGCAAGGTGTTATTGCTGGATGGCTGGATCGCCCAGTGGGCTGACGGCGACGCCGCGGACACCTTCCAGCTCATCAACCATCAGGCCAGCACCATCTATAAGTTCAA AACTGGTTCGGAGTCAGCGGCGAAACAATGGGTCACAAAAATCGAGGAAATTACGAACAAAATAGTGAAGCCGCTTCCCGCCAATTTAATGTCTTTTGAATAA
- the LOC115445034 gene encoding ras-specific guanine nucleotide-releasing factor RalGPS1 isoform X5 yields the protein MPRDILTDSLAVLKIVEHDDEENWPLEDVSFKKSNKKMSSIPLNSQQTYTKDDCSCYYNYGLTPEDIGNQLTLLDLPSFKSIKPEELTTCGWTKLNKLTAAPNVVAFTKRFNRVSFWTVQEILNGHSPKVRAEILAHFIKVAKKLHELNNLHSLFAVISALNSASIYRLTKTWACLPKRDKQQFDKLAELFGEKDNWTALREYLRSINLPCIPYLGIFLTDLVYIDIAHPAGSPHRIAKMNVVLKALEKYQSSEYDITPLPHVANYLNSVRYIEELQKFLEDDQYKLSLKLEPASPVGSCSGSKESVKEVLPAGASTPFTVSPSHKLGSGSLRLQSAHQGKFIPTHRKCRSLGSKFRSASLPRNFHKVNFGVGIFGKSHVDDKMEEKTPAGSVNLLDDTLLESPSTVAGSKMSKTLPHTDAAKAFSIQCDFQGFVRRKTILKEGRKVSLSSWQRYWLLISSNMLLFYAAKSFKGSSRSDFRTEQCKVLLLDGWIAQWADGDAADTFQLINHQASTIYKFKTGSESAAKQWVTKIEEITNKIVKPLPANLMSFE from the exons ATGCCTCGGGACATCTTGACGGACAGTTTAGCAGTTTTGAAAATTGTTGAg CATGATGATGAAGAAAACTGGCCATTAGAAGATGTGTCCTTTAAGAAAAGTAATAAGAAGATGTCCAGCATACCCCTAAACAGTCAACAGACCTACACAAAAGATGACTGTTCATGTTACTATAATTATGG GTTGACTCCGGAAGATATTGGGAATCAGCTGACGCTACTTGATTTGCCAAGTTTCAAGTCCATCAAGCCCGAGGAGCTGACCACTTGCGGCTGGACTAAGTTGAACAAGTTGACTGCGGCACCAAATGTTGTCGCTTTTACCAAACGATTCAATAGA GTAAGCTTCTGGACTGTTCAAGAAATTTTAAATGGGCATTCACCGAAAGTGCGAGCAGAGATATTGGCCCATTTCATTAAAGTCGCCAAGAAGCTACACGAACTAAACAATTTGCATTCTCTTTTTGCTGTAATTTCTGCCTTGAATAGCGCTAGTATATACAG ACTGACGAAAACCTGGGCCTGTTTACCAAAAAGAGATAAGCAACAGTTTGATAAATTGGCGGAATTGTTTGGAGAAAAGGATAATTGGACGGCGCTCAGAGAATATTTGAGATCGATAAATTTGCCTTGCATACCTTATCTTG GTATATTTTTGACTGATCTAGTATACATCGACATCGCCCATCCGGCTGGGTCTCCGCATCGCATTGCCAAGATGAACGTGGTTCTTAAAGCTTTGGAAAAATACCAATCTTCGGAATACGATATAACACCGCTGCCTCACGTGGCGAACTATTTGAATAGCGTCAGATACATAGAAGAGTTGCAGAAATTTCTAGAAGACGATCAGTATAA ATTATCTTTAAAATTGGAGCCTGCATCGCCCGTGGGCAGTTGTTCAGGGTCCAAAGAGTCTGTGAAGGAGGTGTTGCCGGCGGGCGCGTCGACGCCGTTCACAGTATCTCCGTCGCACAAGCTCGGCTCGGGCTCGCTGCGGCTCCAGTCCGCGCACCAGGGCAAGTTCATACCGACGCATCGGAAGTGTCGCTCGCTAGGATCCAA GTTTCGTAGTGCGAGTTTACCAAGAAATTTTCACAAGGTCAATTTTGGTGTGGG TATATTTGGGAAAAGTCATGTGGACGACAAAATGGAAGAGAAGACGCCTGCCGGGTCGGTGAACTTGCTCGACGACACGCTGCTAGAGTCGCCGAGCACGGTGGCTGGATCCAAAATGTCCAAAACGTTACCACACAC AGATGCAGCAAAGGCTTTTTCCATACAGTGCGATTTCCAAGGATTTGTAAGAAGAAAAACTATACTCAAAGAAGGAAGGAAAGTATCGCTTTCATCGTGGCAACGATATTGGCTTCTAATATCGAGCAATATGCTTTTGTTTTATGCAGCTAAATCTTTTAAAGG GAGCAGTCGCAGCGACTTCCGCACGGAGCAATGCAAGGTGTTATTGCTGGATGGCTGGATCGCCCAGTGGGCTGACGGCGACGCCGCGGACACCTTCCAGCTCATCAACCATCAGGCCAGCACCATCTATAAGTTCAA AACTGGTTCGGAGTCAGCGGCGAAACAATGGGTCACAAAAATCGAGGAAATTACGAACAAAATAGTGAAGCCGCTTCCCGCCAATTTAATGTCTTTTGAATAA
- the LOC115445034 gene encoding ras-specific guanine nucleotide-releasing factor RalGPS1 isoform X3, whose protein sequence is MPRDILTDSLAVLKIVEHDDEENWPLEDVSFKKSNKKMSSIPLNSQQTYTKDDCSCYYNYGHGESGSNRQQDPIYQYKTSSLPAASSINRTWDDIVCSALRLTPEDIGNQLTLLDLPSFKSIKPEELTTCGWTKLNKLTAAPNVVAFTKRFNRVSFWTVQEILNGHSPKVRAEILAHFIKVAKKLHELNNLHSLFAVISALNSASIYRLTKTWACLPKRDKQQFDKLAELFGEKDNWTALREYLRSINLPCIPYLGIFLTDLVYIDIAHPAGSPHRIAKMNVVLKALEKYQSSEYDITPLPHVANYLNSVRYIEELQKFLEDDQYKLSLKLEPASPVGSCSGSKESVKEVLPAGASTPFTVSPSHKLGSGSLRLQSAHQGKFIPTHRKCRSLGSNIFGKSHVDDKMEEKTPAGSVNLLDDTLLESPSTVAGSKMSKTLPHTDAAKAFSIQCDFQGFVRRKTILKEGRKVSLSSWQRYWLLISSNMLLFYAAKSFKGSSRSDFRTEQCKVLLLDGWIAQWADGDAADTFQLINHQASTIYKFKTGSESAAKQWVTKIEEITNKIVKPLPANLMSFE, encoded by the exons ATGCCTCGGGACATCTTGACGGACAGTTTAGCAGTTTTGAAAATTGTTGAg CATGATGATGAAGAAAACTGGCCATTAGAAGATGTGTCCTTTAAGAAAAGTAATAAGAAGATGTCCAGCATACCCCTAAACAGTCAACAGACCTACACAAAAGATGACTGTTCATGTTACTATAATTATGG GCATGGAGAAAGTGGAAGCAATCGCCAACAGGACccaatatatcaatataaaactaGTAGCCTACCGGCTGCATCTTCCATAAATCGAACTTGGGATGATATAGTCTGCTCTGCTTTGAGGTTGACTCCGGAAGATATTGGGAATCAGCTGACGCTACTTGATTTGCCAAGTTTCAAGTCCATCAAGCCCGAGGAGCTGACCACTTGCGGCTGGACTAAGTTGAACAAGTTGACTGCGGCACCAAATGTTGTCGCTTTTACCAAACGATTCAATAGA GTAAGCTTCTGGACTGTTCAAGAAATTTTAAATGGGCATTCACCGAAAGTGCGAGCAGAGATATTGGCCCATTTCATTAAAGTCGCCAAGAAGCTACACGAACTAAACAATTTGCATTCTCTTTTTGCTGTAATTTCTGCCTTGAATAGCGCTAGTATATACAG ACTGACGAAAACCTGGGCCTGTTTACCAAAAAGAGATAAGCAACAGTTTGATAAATTGGCGGAATTGTTTGGAGAAAAGGATAATTGGACGGCGCTCAGAGAATATTTGAGATCGATAAATTTGCCTTGCATACCTTATCTTG GTATATTTTTGACTGATCTAGTATACATCGACATCGCCCATCCGGCTGGGTCTCCGCATCGCATTGCCAAGATGAACGTGGTTCTTAAAGCTTTGGAAAAATACCAATCTTCGGAATACGATATAACACCGCTGCCTCACGTGGCGAACTATTTGAATAGCGTCAGATACATAGAAGAGTTGCAGAAATTTCTAGAAGACGATCAGTATAA ATTATCTTTAAAATTGGAGCCTGCATCGCCCGTGGGCAGTTGTTCAGGGTCCAAAGAGTCTGTGAAGGAGGTGTTGCCGGCGGGCGCGTCGACGCCGTTCACAGTATCTCCGTCGCACAAGCTCGGCTCGGGCTCGCTGCGGCTCCAGTCCGCGCACCAGGGCAAGTTCATACCGACGCATCGGAAGTGTCGCTCGCTAGGATCCAA TATATTTGGGAAAAGTCATGTGGACGACAAAATGGAAGAGAAGACGCCTGCCGGGTCGGTGAACTTGCTCGACGACACGCTGCTAGAGTCGCCGAGCACGGTGGCTGGATCCAAAATGTCCAAAACGTTACCACACAC AGATGCAGCAAAGGCTTTTTCCATACAGTGCGATTTCCAAGGATTTGTAAGAAGAAAAACTATACTCAAAGAAGGAAGGAAAGTATCGCTTTCATCGTGGCAACGATATTGGCTTCTAATATCGAGCAATATGCTTTTGTTTTATGCAGCTAAATCTTTTAAAGG GAGCAGTCGCAGCGACTTCCGCACGGAGCAATGCAAGGTGTTATTGCTGGATGGCTGGATCGCCCAGTGGGCTGACGGCGACGCCGCGGACACCTTCCAGCTCATCAACCATCAGGCCAGCACCATCTATAAGTTCAA AACTGGTTCGGAGTCAGCGGCGAAACAATGGGTCACAAAAATCGAGGAAATTACGAACAAAATAGTGAAGCCGCTTCCCGCCAATTTAATGTCTTTTGAATAA
- the LOC115445034 gene encoding ras-specific guanine nucleotide-releasing factor RalGPS1 isoform X4 — MPRDILTDSLAVLKIVEHDDEENWPLEDVSFKKSNKKMSSIPLNSQQTYTKDDCSCYYNYGHGESGSNRQQDPIYQYKTSSLPAASSINRTWDDIVCSALRLTPEDIGNQLTLLDLPSFKSIKPEELTTCGWTKLNKLTAAPNVVAFTKRFNRVSFWTVQEILNGHSPKVRAEILAHFIKVAKKLHELNNLHSLFAVISALNSASIYRLTKTWACLPKRDKQQFDKLAELFGEKDNWTALREYLRSINLPCIPYLGIFLTDLVYIDIAHPAGSPHRIAKMNVVLKALEKYQSSEYDITPLPHVANYLNSVRYIEELQKFLEDDQYNCSGSKESVKEVLPAGASTPFTVSPSHKLGSGSLRLQSAHQGKFIPTHRKCRSLGSNIFGKSHVDDKMEEKTPAGSVNLLDDTLLESPSTVAGSKMSKTLPHTDAAKAFSIQCDFQGFVRRKTILKEGRKVSLSSWQRYWLLISSNMLLFYAAKSFKGSSRSDFRTEQCKVLLLDGWIAQWADGDAADTFQLINHQASTIYKFKTGSESAAKQWVTKIEEITNKIVKPLPANLMSFE; from the exons ATGCCTCGGGACATCTTGACGGACAGTTTAGCAGTTTTGAAAATTGTTGAg CATGATGATGAAGAAAACTGGCCATTAGAAGATGTGTCCTTTAAGAAAAGTAATAAGAAGATGTCCAGCATACCCCTAAACAGTCAACAGACCTACACAAAAGATGACTGTTCATGTTACTATAATTATGG GCATGGAGAAAGTGGAAGCAATCGCCAACAGGACccaatatatcaatataaaactaGTAGCCTACCGGCTGCATCTTCCATAAATCGAACTTGGGATGATATAGTCTGCTCTGCTTTGAGGTTGACTCCGGAAGATATTGGGAATCAGCTGACGCTACTTGATTTGCCAAGTTTCAAGTCCATCAAGCCCGAGGAGCTGACCACTTGCGGCTGGACTAAGTTGAACAAGTTGACTGCGGCACCAAATGTTGTCGCTTTTACCAAACGATTCAATAGA GTAAGCTTCTGGACTGTTCAAGAAATTTTAAATGGGCATTCACCGAAAGTGCGAGCAGAGATATTGGCCCATTTCATTAAAGTCGCCAAGAAGCTACACGAACTAAACAATTTGCATTCTCTTTTTGCTGTAATTTCTGCCTTGAATAGCGCTAGTATATACAG ACTGACGAAAACCTGGGCCTGTTTACCAAAAAGAGATAAGCAACAGTTTGATAAATTGGCGGAATTGTTTGGAGAAAAGGATAATTGGACGGCGCTCAGAGAATATTTGAGATCGATAAATTTGCCTTGCATACCTTATCTTG GTATATTTTTGACTGATCTAGTATACATCGACATCGCCCATCCGGCTGGGTCTCCGCATCGCATTGCCAAGATGAACGTGGTTCTTAAAGCTTTGGAAAAATACCAATCTTCGGAATACGATATAACACCGCTGCCTCACGTGGCGAACTATTTGAATAGCGTCAGATACATAGAAGAGTTGCAGAAATTTCTAGAAGACGATCAGTATAA TTGTTCAGGGTCCAAAGAGTCTGTGAAGGAGGTGTTGCCGGCGGGCGCGTCGACGCCGTTCACAGTATCTCCGTCGCACAAGCTCGGCTCGGGCTCGCTGCGGCTCCAGTCCGCGCACCAGGGCAAGTTCATACCGACGCATCGGAAGTGTCGCTCGCTAGGATCCAA TATATTTGGGAAAAGTCATGTGGACGACAAAATGGAAGAGAAGACGCCTGCCGGGTCGGTGAACTTGCTCGACGACACGCTGCTAGAGTCGCCGAGCACGGTGGCTGGATCCAAAATGTCCAAAACGTTACCACACAC AGATGCAGCAAAGGCTTTTTCCATACAGTGCGATTTCCAAGGATTTGTAAGAAGAAAAACTATACTCAAAGAAGGAAGGAAAGTATCGCTTTCATCGTGGCAACGATATTGGCTTCTAATATCGAGCAATATGCTTTTGTTTTATGCAGCTAAATCTTTTAAAGG GAGCAGTCGCAGCGACTTCCGCACGGAGCAATGCAAGGTGTTATTGCTGGATGGCTGGATCGCCCAGTGGGCTGACGGCGACGCCGCGGACACCTTCCAGCTCATCAACCATCAGGCCAGCACCATCTATAAGTTCAA AACTGGTTCGGAGTCAGCGGCGAAACAATGGGTCACAAAAATCGAGGAAATTACGAACAAAATAGTGAAGCCGCTTCCCGCCAATTTAATGTCTTTTGAATAA